From a region of the Enterobacter cancerogenus genome:
- a CDS encoding coiled-coil domain-containing protein: protein MDVGLLIASLKNGIGALSAVQSNEVLRERIAFIGEQIDVLQKAHAATIEELAEAKAKCVELTKEVAAYRAKDEFVEHMGAAFRKNPAGGYISAVYCPNCLKQVGSGFDDFPYHCGSCGWTSRFEGREIDNVMKTLP from the coding sequence ATGGATGTAGGATTACTTATCGCGTCCCTTAAAAACGGGATCGGCGCGCTTTCTGCTGTGCAGAGTAACGAGGTCCTGCGCGAGCGCATCGCTTTCATTGGAGAGCAGATCGACGTACTTCAAAAAGCCCATGCTGCCACCATAGAAGAACTTGCCGAGGCGAAGGCCAAGTGCGTAGAACTTACGAAGGAAGTAGCGGCTTACCGGGCAAAGGATGAGTTTGTCGAGCACATGGGCGCGGCCTTTAGAAAAAATCCCGCGGGTGGGTATATCAGCGCGGTTTATTGTCCCAACTGTCTTAAACAGGTCGGTAGCGGGTTCGATGACTTTCCTTACCATTGCGGCTCCTGCGGCTGGACTTCACGATTTGAAGGAAGGGAAATTGATAACGTGATGAAAACTCTTCCGTAG
- a CDS encoding DUF7146 domain-containing protein translates to MKTAEAAKGRWTEILEHYGLPPITGKNHYKGECPVCGARSKFRIDDRDGAGTWICVCGSGDGMKLLSLTQTGKTFSALCAEVDQLIGNDYRREKIPVNSSAAKLRQRAISKFAKLLPLRGTNGEGYLRQRGINKLPSEAIRFCEKQRHAGRIYHALYALATDDKGELCYLHRTLLEGDRKAPLGESAKRQKSLQEDNYLEYARSVAIRMFPVSSTLGIAEGIETALSCYQIYGVNTWAVMNSNFMKKFRVPAGVKHLIVFADMDKHSATGQAAAFECAHANLLAKNDLVKVSVRWPDNGDFNDMLMNGDEVRELVFYKKKVAA, encoded by the coding sequence GTGAAGACAGCAGAAGCGGCAAAAGGCCGCTGGACGGAAATTCTTGAACATTACGGCCTGCCGCCCATAACCGGAAAAAATCACTACAAGGGAGAATGTCCCGTATGCGGCGCGCGCAGCAAGTTTCGTATTGATGACCGCGACGGTGCCGGGACGTGGATCTGCGTATGTGGCAGCGGCGACGGCATGAAACTGCTTTCCCTCACGCAGACCGGGAAGACTTTCTCAGCACTCTGCGCGGAGGTGGATCAGCTCATTGGCAATGACTACCGCCGGGAGAAAATCCCGGTCAACAGCTCGGCGGCTAAGCTACGCCAGCGCGCCATCAGTAAATTCGCGAAGCTGCTGCCCTTGCGCGGTACCAACGGGGAAGGGTATCTGCGCCAGCGCGGGATCAACAAATTACCCTCTGAGGCGATCCGGTTCTGCGAAAAACAGCGCCATGCGGGCAGGATTTATCATGCCCTCTACGCTCTTGCCACCGATGACAAAGGTGAGTTGTGCTATCTCCACCGAACCTTACTTGAAGGGGATCGCAAAGCGCCGCTGGGGGAAAGCGCCAAACGTCAAAAATCCCTGCAGGAAGATAACTACCTCGAATATGCCCGCTCGGTAGCCATCCGTATGTTTCCCGTGTCCTCAACGCTGGGGATTGCAGAGGGTATCGAAACGGCGCTCTCCTGCTATCAGATTTATGGTGTGAATACCTGGGCGGTAATGAACAGCAATTTCATGAAAAAATTCCGGGTGCCGGCAGGGGTAAAACATCTGATCGTTTTCGCTGATATGGACAAGCATTCTGCCACCGGGCAGGCTGCGGCGTTTGAGTGCGCCCATGCCAATCTGCTGGCGAAAAATGACCTTGTGAAAGTCAGCGTACGCTGGCCGGACAACGGTGACTTTAACGATATGCTCATGAATGGCGATGAAGTTCGTGAGCTGGTCTTCTACAAGAAAAAGGTGGCTGCGTAA
- a CDS encoding DUF1073 domain-containing protein has product MAKKTGRVATADSYDNFVARVGMQQPNQHAASTYRANYTSRNRLLLEWAYRSSWIIGAAVDAKPDDMTKKGARITSEIDPKRRGILEARFEELKLWERLNLILKWSRLYGGAVGLILIEGQAPLTPLVLDKVGKGSFKGLAVLDRWMINPNLGRRIKTLGPELGKPETYEIVTSAQGIPPWTVNYSRLIRMDGITLPYQQALTENEWGMSVVERIFDRLTSYDSTSVGAAQLAYKAHLRTAKIKELRKIIAMGGKPYEALLKQMDMVRQFQTNEGMSLFDAEDTFETHSYSFAGLSDLLSEFKEDIAGAVGIPLVRLFRQSPKGFSTGDSDLANYYDDVGAAQENTLRGPVRLLYDVLHRSEFGEPLPDDFTFEFNPLWQMSDVDRSTVATNTTTALATAVRELGMPPAAALTDLRETARVTGIGASITDEDIDHAKAQWEEDESETIPPPTIGNTVPQKPVGDSKPDRADRRWYLRWFTGQR; this is encoded by the coding sequence ATGGCGAAAAAAACAGGAAGAGTCGCCACAGCCGACTCTTACGATAACTTTGTCGCGCGAGTTGGCATGCAGCAGCCAAATCAGCATGCAGCGTCAACTTATCGAGCTAATTACACCAGCCGTAATCGTCTGCTGTTGGAATGGGCTTATCGTTCTTCGTGGATCATCGGCGCAGCTGTCGATGCAAAGCCAGACGATATGACAAAAAAAGGTGCCAGAATAACCAGCGAAATTGACCCAAAGAGGCGGGGGATTCTGGAGGCCAGATTCGAAGAGCTAAAACTCTGGGAACGGCTGAACCTGATACTGAAATGGTCCAGGCTGTATGGTGGTGCCGTTGGATTAATCCTCATTGAGGGTCAGGCACCCCTGACGCCTCTGGTGCTGGATAAAGTGGGAAAAGGCAGCTTTAAAGGCCTCGCTGTTCTCGATCGTTGGATGATTAACCCTAATCTCGGGCGACGCATCAAGACACTCGGGCCTGAGCTTGGTAAACCCGAAACTTACGAAATCGTTACTTCTGCACAGGGTATTCCTCCCTGGACGGTGAATTACAGCCGGCTGATTCGTATGGATGGGATAACCCTACCGTACCAGCAAGCTCTCACAGAAAACGAGTGGGGAATGTCCGTTGTAGAGCGTATCTTCGACCGCCTGACATCGTATGACAGTACGAGTGTTGGTGCGGCACAGCTCGCTTACAAAGCGCATCTGCGCACGGCAAAAATCAAGGAACTGCGCAAAATTATTGCGATGGGTGGAAAACCATACGAAGCGCTGCTCAAACAAATGGATATGGTGCGCCAGTTCCAGACCAATGAGGGGATGTCTCTCTTTGATGCTGAAGATACCTTCGAAACGCACTCCTACTCGTTCGCCGGGTTATCTGATCTGCTGAGCGAGTTTAAGGAGGATATTGCTGGAGCCGTCGGCATTCCCCTGGTTCGCCTTTTTCGCCAGTCGCCGAAAGGGTTTTCAACGGGCGATTCGGATCTGGCTAACTACTACGATGACGTGGGTGCCGCGCAGGAAAATACGCTACGTGGCCCAGTTCGTCTGCTCTATGACGTGCTACACCGCTCGGAGTTTGGGGAGCCGCTGCCGGACGATTTTACGTTCGAGTTTAACCCCCTCTGGCAGATGTCAGACGTTGACCGTTCAACGGTGGCTACCAACACCACTACCGCACTGGCGACCGCTGTGCGTGAGCTGGGGATGCCTCCCGCCGCCGCGTTAACCGACCTCAGGGAAACGGCGCGTGTAACGGGCATCGGTGCATCCATTACGGACGAGGATATTGACCATGCGAAGGCCCAGTGGGAGGAGGATGAATCTGAAACCATCCCTCCGCCGACGATCGGAAATACAGTACCGCAAAAGCCTGTTGGCGATAGCAAACCAGATAGGGCAGATCGTCGATGGTACCTACGATGGTTCACAGGCCAGCGCTGA
- a CDS encoding antitermination protein, with protein sequence MKLEASLKHFSPQGMHISDDVKGTSPDRLTGTDVMAAIGTTSSRARFGLAAFFGKAGISKTDEQLAVQALARYAMDVAPKNVRKAAGGHFGWCMQMLAQFAFADYSRSAATSVTCHSCSGTGRTTREQITRKVSYPWGKAPYWACRSRAVRPSDWEKWTEVTEVVPAVCDACDGKGTISARCRCGGKGEVLDRKATSERGAPVFKTCERCSGNGFSGVPSTAAYKAILKRVPDLHVRTWTRNWKPFLEGLVDVCYREEQKADSAFQDATNFRDDVNKI encoded by the coding sequence ATGAAACTGGAGGCATCACTAAAACACTTTAGCCCTCAGGGAATGCACATCAGCGACGACGTGAAGGGAACCTCTCCGGACCGCCTTACAGGAACAGACGTAATGGCGGCGATTGGCACCACCAGCAGCCGTGCGCGCTTCGGCCTGGCTGCTTTCTTCGGCAAGGCCGGCATCAGCAAAACAGATGAACAGCTCGCAGTTCAGGCGCTGGCGCGATATGCGATGGATGTCGCACCGAAGAATGTTCGCAAAGCAGCTGGTGGGCATTTTGGATGGTGCATGCAGATGTTGGCACAATTTGCCTTTGCTGATTACTCCCGTTCGGCGGCCACCAGCGTGACATGTCACAGTTGCAGTGGTACCGGACGAACAACCCGCGAGCAGATTACCCGCAAGGTTTCGTACCCATGGGGTAAAGCTCCATACTGGGCCTGCCGCTCTCGTGCTGTTCGACCGTCTGACTGGGAGAAGTGGACGGAGGTAACAGAGGTTGTGCCGGCGGTCTGTGATGCTTGCGATGGCAAGGGAACGATCAGCGCCCGTTGCCGTTGCGGCGGTAAAGGTGAGGTGCTCGACCGCAAAGCCACAAGCGAGCGCGGCGCGCCGGTGTTTAAAACCTGCGAGCGCTGCAGCGGAAATGGATTTTCTGGGGTGCCGTCTACTGCAGCCTATAAAGCGATACTGAAGCGAGTCCCGGATTTGCACGTCAGAACGTGGACACGTAACTGGAAACCGTTTCTGGAGGGACTTGTCGACGTCTGCTACAGAGAAGAACAAAAAGCAGACTCCGCGTTTCAGGACGCAACGAACTTTCGTGATGATGTGAACAAAATTTAG
- a CDS encoding transcriptional regulator: MDEKIRSRLRSSVSQRAIAKVLGISPQAVNQWFSKSVIPPRYVLTICEMTDWKIVPHDVRPDLYPSPDDGIPDFLRRKS, from the coding sequence ATGGATGAAAAAATCCGTTCTCGACTACGGAGTTCTGTCTCTCAGAGAGCGATTGCTAAGGTGCTTGGAATCTCACCTCAAGCTGTAAACCAATGGTTCTCTAAATCGGTTATCCCGCCACGTTATGTTTTAACAATATGTGAAATGACTGATTGGAAAATTGTTCCTCATGATGTTCGTCCTGATTTGTATCCATCGCCAGACGATGGGATCCCTGACTTCCTGCGGCGAAAAAGTTAA
- a CDS encoding XRE family transcriptional regulator produces MRTAERINELLKLKGWSQAELARQLGVTAQSVQYWTTGETSPRGKRLARLSEISGFPQSWFLGESESPTFPNSRRNEPHTDSVRFNVLDVEFSCGDGTSVKGDFIDVVRSIELDPEYARQLVGNRPFKNIEIGNARGDSMTPTISPGDLLFLDKSVTYFDGDGIYAFCFDGECYVKRLQKMGSKMVVLSDNSNYQPWSIEKEALNLLYIQSKVISSVPFNINRFG; encoded by the coding sequence ATGAGGACAGCGGAAAGAATTAATGAACTGTTAAAACTTAAAGGATGGAGTCAGGCAGAACTAGCCAGGCAGTTGGGCGTAACAGCACAATCAGTCCAATACTGGACTACTGGCGAGACTTCTCCGCGAGGTAAACGGCTTGCAAGACTGTCTGAAATCAGCGGATTCCCCCAGTCATGGTTTCTTGGTGAGTCAGAGAGCCCGACATTTCCCAATTCGCGCAGAAATGAACCCCATACTGATAGCGTGAGGTTCAATGTGCTTGACGTTGAATTTAGTTGCGGCGATGGCACCAGTGTAAAGGGAGACTTCATCGATGTTGTCAGGTCTATCGAACTTGATCCCGAATATGCGCGCCAACTGGTTGGGAACAGACCTTTCAAAAATATTGAGATAGGTAATGCCAGAGGCGACAGTATGACTCCCACCATTTCTCCGGGAGATCTACTTTTCCTTGATAAATCTGTAACTTATTTCGATGGTGATGGCATTTATGCATTCTGCTTCGATGGTGAATGCTATGTGAAGCGTCTTCAAAAAATGGGCTCTAAAATGGTAGTCCTTTCAGATAATTCAAACTATCAGCCCTGGAGCATTGAGAAAGAGGCACTCAACTTGCTTTACATACAATCCAAGGTAATCTCCTCAGTTCCGTTTAACATCAACAGATTTGGTTAA
- a CDS encoding lysozyme, which produces MAQLAKKGGAVGAICSVAAIIAIVLGNGNVRTNERGLELIGNAEGCRRDPYLCPAAKLTDGVGNTHGVKTGVRKTDAQIAADWERNILDAERCVNSYGNGGNLSDDTFSAVTSITFNIGCGTMRKSTLYAFLREGPKAWPSACNQFPRWVYAGKTILPGLVTRREAEKQLCMDGLQ; this is translated from the coding sequence ATGGCCCAACTGGCTAAAAAAGGCGGCGCAGTTGGCGCTATTTGTTCTGTTGCAGCGATTATCGCCATAGTGCTGGGCAATGGTAACGTCCGAACGAATGAGCGTGGTCTGGAGTTAATCGGTAATGCGGAAGGTTGTCGCCGTGATCCATATCTTTGTCCGGCTGCAAAACTCACTGATGGGGTTGGCAATACTCACGGTGTAAAAACTGGCGTGCGAAAGACAGATGCGCAGATTGCTGCTGACTGGGAACGAAATATTCTCGACGCTGAACGCTGTGTTAACTCATACGGTAACGGGGGAAATCTCAGTGATGACACGTTTTCGGCGGTGACGTCCATTACGTTCAACATCGGCTGCGGGACAATGCGTAAATCGACACTTTATGCATTCCTGCGTGAAGGTCCAAAAGCCTGGCCCTCAGCATGTAACCAGTTCCCCCGATGGGTATACGCTGGGAAAACAATCTTGCCAGGGCTGGTAACTCGTCGTGAGGCAGAGAAGCAGCTCTGTATGGATGGTCTGCAATGA
- a CDS encoding TerL protein yields MPIPFPFDFRKPDYTAVFEWRMERLERIRKAPEMLPALREFYRTNPAQFIIDWGMTTDPRNLDYGLPATIPFLLFPRQEEWIHWIMDRRANLEHGLTEKSREMGLSWTSIGLACSLCLFNKEMVIGFGSRKEEYVDSTGDPKALFWKARKFVELLPVEFRGSWNDKKHAPYMRVEFPETGAVIKGEAGDNIGRGDRTTLYFVDESAFLKRPLIIDAALSQTTRCRIDLSSVNGMNNPFARKRHSGNIPVFTFHWRSDPRKDDEWYRNECLKIDDPIIVAQELDLNYSASTEGILIPSEWVQAAVDAHIKLGIQPSGQRLGAMDIADEGKDKNGFSCRYGFLLQNVHEWSGIGSDIYASVVKSFGYCDDYGLDEFRFDEDGLGAGARGDARVINELRQAEGRGTITATPFRGSGSVFDPEDEAVPGDNGKAARLNKDFFANAKAQSWWHLRKLFRNTFRALNGMDYNPDEIISISSEIENIDRLLMELSQPTWSKNAVGKILVDKQPEGTKSPNLADAVMINYAPMDSSLDIWSKLGA; encoded by the coding sequence GTGCCGATCCCGTTCCCCTTTGACTTCCGCAAACCGGACTATACCGCCGTGTTTGAGTGGAGAATGGAGAGGCTGGAGCGGATCAGGAAAGCGCCTGAAATGCTTCCGGCACTCCGTGAGTTTTACCGCACTAACCCGGCCCAGTTCATCATCGACTGGGGCATGACGACGGACCCGCGTAACCTCGATTATGGCCTGCCTGCCACCATCCCGTTTTTGCTGTTCCCCCGCCAGGAGGAATGGATTCACTGGATCATGGACAGGCGCGCCAATCTTGAGCATGGACTGACAGAAAAAAGCCGCGAAATGGGGCTTAGCTGGACCTCTATCGGTCTGGCCTGTTCGCTTTGCCTGTTCAATAAAGAAATGGTAATCGGGTTTGGTTCCCGTAAAGAGGAATATGTCGACAGTACCGGCGACCCGAAAGCACTGTTCTGGAAAGCGCGTAAGTTTGTCGAGCTGCTGCCGGTTGAGTTTCGCGGTTCATGGAATGACAAAAAGCACGCACCTTACATGCGCGTGGAGTTTCCGGAAACGGGCGCGGTCATTAAGGGTGAGGCAGGCGATAACATTGGCCGTGGTGACCGTACCACGCTTTATTTCGTGGATGAGTCGGCATTCCTCAAACGGCCATTAATCATCGATGCTGCGCTCTCTCAGACGACCCGCTGCCGTATAGACCTCTCATCCGTTAACGGCATGAATAACCCCTTTGCACGTAAGCGCCACAGCGGAAATATCCCGGTGTTTACGTTCCACTGGCGCAGCGACCCGCGCAAGGATGATGAGTGGTACCGCAACGAATGTCTGAAAATTGATGATCCGATTATCGTTGCTCAGGAACTGGACCTGAACTACAGCGCATCCACAGAGGGGATTCTCATTCCTTCTGAATGGGTGCAGGCTGCCGTCGACGCGCATATCAAACTGGGTATTCAGCCCAGCGGCCAGCGCCTCGGCGCAATGGATATCGCAGACGAAGGGAAAGACAAAAACGGCTTTTCTTGCCGCTATGGCTTCCTTCTGCAGAACGTTCACGAATGGTCTGGCATTGGCAGCGACATCTACGCTTCTGTCGTTAAATCGTTTGGGTACTGTGACGATTACGGTCTGGATGAGTTCCGTTTCGATGAGGACGGTCTGGGTGCTGGTGCGCGTGGCGATGCTCGCGTGATAAACGAGCTCAGGCAGGCTGAAGGCCGGGGAACAATCACAGCTACGCCTTTCCGTGGTAGCGGTAGCGTATTCGATCCGGAAGATGAAGCCGTTCCTGGTGATAACGGTAAAGCGGCGCGCCTGAATAAAGACTTCTTCGCGAACGCGAAAGCACAGAGCTGGTGGCATCTTCGCAAGCTGTTTCGTAACACCTTCCGCGCGCTGAACGGAATGGACTACAACCCTGACGAAATCATTTCTATAAGCAGCGAGATAGAAAATATTGACCGCCTGCTGATGGAGCTTTCACAGCCTACGTGGTCGAAAAATGCCGTCGGTAAAATCCTCGTGGATAAACAGCCTGAAGGCACAAAATCGCCGAACCTCGCAGACGCCGTGATGATTAACTACGCGCCGATGGATTCCTCTCTCGATATCTGGTCTAAGCTCGGAGCATAA
- a CDS encoding helix-turn-helix domain containing protein — MRTDNNEHKALFTIPTAAHSSALANIKPLPEQRRITGHKQTDAYLWVLEVIRLNEPAHLDAAEAALEKIKISPKEAEERYARYLLANGGDPFQVAFGTIGMDNPAQAIRNAREDIKKAASVRATFGSYEAALEDVEAERVIKSSQKFIDDHLWGWTPAEKKAGSINGSRMNEIDEQRRAFVEGYRDVMPEPYTLSDVVREFVYWDWLYSVRHSAGKELGYEFGYSEHHESVYDRERYLEKLLATIKPVTRAEAIEVCRWFLESGKDEFMEDNGAAVILNLVGECE; from the coding sequence ATGCGTACTGATAACAACGAACATAAAGCACTATTCACCATCCCGACGGCAGCGCACAGCTCCGCCCTCGCAAACATCAAGCCTCTGCCCGAGCAACGGAGAATCACCGGGCATAAGCAGACTGACGCTTATCTTTGGGTGCTGGAGGTTATCCGCCTGAACGAACCCGCACATCTGGACGCAGCCGAAGCCGCGCTGGAGAAAATTAAAATCTCCCCAAAAGAGGCCGAGGAACGTTACGCGCGTTATTTGCTGGCGAATGGTGGAGATCCTTTCCAGGTTGCTTTCGGTACCATCGGCATGGATAACCCGGCCCAGGCAATCAGGAACGCCCGGGAGGACATCAAAAAAGCAGCATCAGTAAGGGCCACGTTCGGCAGCTATGAGGCAGCTCTCGAAGATGTGGAGGCCGAGCGAGTAATTAAGTCTTCCCAGAAATTTATCGACGATCATCTTTGGGGCTGGACTCCGGCCGAGAAGAAAGCTGGCAGCATTAACGGCAGCCGCATGAACGAAATTGATGAACAGCGTCGGGCATTTGTTGAGGGATATCGCGATGTGATGCCTGAGCCTTATACGCTGTCTGATGTTGTTCGTGAGTTTGTTTACTGGGACTGGCTCTACAGCGTTCGCCATAGTGCGGGAAAGGAACTCGGTTATGAATTTGGTTACTCCGAGCATCACGAATCTGTATATGACCGCGAGCGCTACCTTGAAAAATTGCTGGCAACCATCAAACCCGTAACGCGAGCTGAAGCTATCGAGGTATGCCGCTGGTTTCTGGAAAGCGGAAAGGACGAATTCATGGAAGACAACGGCGCGGCGGTCATTCTTAATCTTGTTGGGGAGTGCGAATAA
- a CDS encoding tyrosine-type recombinase/integrase has product MASIKESTDANGQSKYYVHWKDEKFGHGRRRIFKNIDDAAHLFWQKQNIELDCRTASWSGIDYSWTFRKLILFYLGYQASKLEKNIIRLSSYTKCRHDLLAVDGPILEKHILLISHRDIVDSVRTGCHRWIRSAFFLLVEKRLITFNPVDRPARRKRRPITIPPSSSVRELLNNAPVRERIACWLGICGLRIGEALAVTYNDVSADWIDIRGHVVDGVIHEGLKRGVERRVRMPRELFALLDKSKLGTSEPLICNQFTGACLATSYGTQGVLVRTLNDYGIKRFHHLRHFAVSRLANKGVDILKVSRLIGHSNIKTTMDVYGHLFGEVVEMDLD; this is encoded by the coding sequence ATGGCTTCGATAAAAGAATCCACTGATGCCAATGGACAATCAAAATATTACGTCCACTGGAAGGATGAAAAATTCGGTCATGGACGCCGCCGCATTTTTAAGAATATTGATGATGCCGCACATCTTTTCTGGCAAAAACAGAATATCGAGCTGGATTGTCGAACCGCCAGCTGGAGCGGAATAGACTATTCCTGGACTTTCCGAAAGTTAATTCTGTTTTATTTGGGATATCAGGCCAGCAAGCTGGAAAAAAATATCATACGGCTATCGTCATATACGAAATGCCGTCACGATCTCCTCGCTGTAGACGGGCCGATACTGGAAAAACATATTCTCCTTATCAGCCATCGCGATATCGTTGATTCGGTTCGCACCGGCTGCCATCGCTGGATTCGTTCGGCTTTCTTCCTGCTGGTGGAAAAGCGGCTCATCACTTTTAACCCTGTTGACCGTCCCGCGCGCCGGAAGCGTCGACCCATCACCATACCGCCATCATCATCGGTCAGGGAGTTACTGAATAACGCGCCAGTTCGTGAGCGTATCGCGTGCTGGCTCGGGATTTGTGGCCTGCGCATCGGTGAGGCTCTGGCGGTTACTTATAACGACGTGTCAGCCGACTGGATCGACATCCGGGGGCATGTTGTTGACGGCGTTATACATGAGGGGCTGAAAAGAGGCGTGGAGCGCCGGGTAAGGATGCCACGTGAGCTTTTCGCGTTGCTGGATAAAAGTAAACTCGGTACCTCTGAGCCTCTTATCTGCAATCAGTTTACCGGCGCATGCCTTGCTACCAGCTACGGCACTCAGGGCGTTCTCGTCAGAACCCTGAACGACTATGGCATTAAGCGATTCCATCATCTTCGCCACTTTGCTGTATCTCGCCTGGCAAACAAAGGCGTCGATATTCTGAAGGTTTCCCGACTTATTGGGCATTCGAACATCAAAACCACAATGGATGTTTACGGTCACCTGTTCGGTGAAGTGGTGGAGATGGATTTGGACTGA
- a CDS encoding DEAD/DEAH box helicase, with product MLRRDWKAYESFMMYMPTGSGKTGLAAFVAAGLVSRGMRVLFVAPYTILINQTAQRFAQYGLPEDQISFIWRDHPNYDPSLQIQIASADTLIRREFPQDIDLLIVDEAHLRKRRILKEIERITTETKAKVIGLSGTPFSPFLGNYYQRLIKPTTIGELIQRGDLSNYEFFAPTKPDLKGVKTKASMEYGSDYDEAQLAEIMCGSDLVGDIVDNWLRNGRDLPTVAFCVNKAHANYVTMQFNKAGVNAEVMVAETPHEERQLMIHRFETGATKIIVSVGVLVAGFDSDVRCIIYARPTKSEIRWLQALGRGLRTAPGKDACLIFDHSGTVHRLGFPDAIEYNDLPSKNDGMKEAAARVAEEREEKLPKECPECHFMKPAGVYVCPKCGFKPLVGEDVETDTQRNIKKLSKGEKVYTKSDKQSWWSQIKFYQRQRTSMGKPISDGWCAHTFREKFNEWPNGLSDFPMEITPEVNNYIRHKLIKFAKGRVKADSKASEPTDSAATTNRIISAKQEVENIRSMLGRRTA from the coding sequence ATGCTGCGCCGTGACTGGAAGGCATACGAATCTTTCATGATGTATATGCCGACTGGCAGCGGCAAAACAGGGCTGGCTGCTTTCGTTGCTGCTGGTCTGGTAAGCCGTGGTATGCGCGTTCTGTTTGTCGCCCCTTACACCATCCTGATTAACCAGACGGCACAGCGATTTGCTCAGTATGGCCTACCGGAAGACCAGATCAGCTTTATCTGGCGTGACCATCCGAACTATGACCCCAGCCTGCAGATTCAGATCGCCAGCGCCGACACTCTGATCCGCCGCGAATTTCCTCAGGATATCGATCTGCTGATTGTGGATGAAGCCCATCTGCGCAAACGCCGCATCCTGAAAGAGATTGAACGGATCACCACAGAAACCAAAGCGAAGGTTATTGGCCTGTCCGGTACCCCGTTTTCACCCTTCCTGGGGAATTACTACCAGCGTCTGATTAAGCCGACCACCATCGGAGAACTTATCCAGCGCGGCGATCTGAGCAATTACGAATTTTTCGCGCCAACCAAACCGGATCTGAAAGGCGTTAAGACTAAAGCATCGATGGAGTATGGCAGCGACTACGACGAAGCACAGCTGGCGGAGATTATGTGTGGCTCTGATCTGGTGGGCGATATTGTCGATAACTGGCTGCGTAATGGCCGTGATCTGCCGACGGTGGCGTTCTGCGTCAATAAGGCCCACGCCAATTACGTCACTATGCAGTTCAACAAAGCCGGTGTTAATGCCGAAGTCATGGTGGCTGAAACGCCGCACGAAGAACGCCAGTTGATGATCCACCGTTTCGAGACGGGCGCTACAAAAATCATCGTCAGCGTCGGCGTACTGGTGGCGGGCTTCGACAGTGACGTTCGTTGCATCATTTACGCCCGACCGACAAAAAGCGAAATTCGCTGGCTTCAGGCGCTGGGCCGTGGTCTGCGAACTGCCCCGGGGAAAGATGCCTGCCTTATCTTCGATCACAGCGGTACCGTCCATCGCCTGGGATTTCCTGATGCCATCGAGTACAACGATCTGCCCTCGAAAAACGACGGGATGAAAGAAGCTGCAGCCCGCGTAGCCGAAGAACGGGAGGAAAAACTCCCGAAGGAATGCCCGGAGTGTCATTTCATGAAACCTGCAGGTGTCTACGTCTGCCCGAAATGCGGATTTAAACCGCTGGTCGGCGAGGATGTGGAAACCGACACGCAACGCAATATCAAAAAGCTCAGCAAGGGCGAAAAGGTTTACACCAAATCGGACAAACAGTCCTGGTGGAGCCAGATCAAATTCTATCAGCGCCAGCGCACTTCGATGGGTAAACCCATCAGTGACGGCTGGTGTGCGCATACATTCCGCGAAAAGTTCAATGAATGGCCCAACGGGCTGAGCGATTTTCCGATGGAGATTACCCCGGAGGTAAACAACTACATCAGGCACAAACTTATCAAATTTGCGAAGGGACGGGTGAAGGCCGACAGCAAGGCGAGTGAGCCCACCGACAGCGCGGCCACCACAAACCGGATCATCAGCGCAAAACAAGAGGTTGAAAACATTCGTAGTATGCTGGGGAGAAGAACAGCGTGA